The sequence GCCCGGACTTTCCTCACTCGCGGCCTTTCGGCGTTTGCGAGTGCGGCCGCCCAGCCAGCTGGCACGGCGTATAAAGGGGTTCAGCAGGGAAAACGCAAATGAAAAAGCCGGCTTGTCCGCCGGCTCTCGCAACTTGTAATCAAAGTGCCGCCATCTGAACCTTGACCTTGCTGCAATAGGCAGCCGAGATCGGGTTCATCCGCGTCGCGGCATGGCCGGCATTGTATTTCAAGATCGTGCCGCAGGTGGTGCCACCGCCAAGGTTCTGCGCCAAAGCGAGATACTTCATGCCGTATTTGATGTTGGTGTCGGGATCGAAGAGACCCTTGGCCGAACCATTGTAGCCCATCATCCGCGCCGTCGCCGGCTTGATCTGCATCAGGCCGATCTCGCCGGCGCTGCCGACCATGTTCGGCCGGTAGTTGCTCTCGATCGTGATGACGGCCTGGGCCAGCGACACCGGGACGCCGTAGCTCGCCGCATAGCGGGCGACGATCGCGGAGTACTGGCCGCTGCTGGCCACCGCTGCCGTCGACGCAGCCACGTTCCTGAGGCCGATCGATGCCGTTGTCGTCATGTCGACGGTTTTGCGGCCGCGCTTGGCCTTGGCGGTGGATTTCTTCGCCCTGGCCCAGCTGGCCTTTTCCACCTTCGCGGAAGCCTGCTTCGCCGTTGCCTTCACACTCCTGCTGCTTTTGGCCGAAATGGCCTTGCCTTTGGCGGTCACCGTGACGAGCCCCTGATCCGCCCGCGGGCTTACCGGCGCGGCATCGGCCGCGTTCAAGGCAAAAGTCATTACGCCGGCAGCAAGAGCTGCCGTTACAACGGTCAATTTCTGCATGTGATCCTGTTCTGTCTGGACCACGCGAAGATGTTCGCGTGGCGCTGATTGATTAATATCAGGACATCCGGAGGGCTAGAGGTCCGACAAACTGTACGGATTGCCCTTTGAAGCTCGATTTGGCGCCAATGAAGGCGGGGCAAGTCACTTTGAGTGACAGTTTGTAACCTGGCAGGGAAAAAGATTACTTGGGGGGCGTCTTGCCCCCGCGTTAGCCGCTCACCGAAGCAAGCAATTTCTGCAGCGTGCGCATGGTCGAGCCGTCGGCCAGCCCGTCGACCAGGCGCGGTCGGAAATGCCGCTGGAAGGCCTCGACGACGATCTCAGTCTGCTTGTCGAAAATGCCTGATATCTCGACGCCATAGCCATAGAGCGCCAGCATCGACTGCAGTGCCTCGACATCGGCACCGCTATCGCCGGGCTTCAGCGGGGCCCCGCGCCTGATGGGTGCGGCCGGCACGAGATGGCCGACACCGGCTTCGAACAGGGCGGCCCAAGGGAACTTCTCGCCCGGATCGATCTTGCGACCCGGCGCCACGTCGGAATGCGCCAGCACCCGCATGGCGGGGATCGCATGCCGAGCGGTGATCCCCCTTGCACAGGCCGATCACCGCATCGATCTGGCGCTGCGGAAACCCGGGATAGCCCAGCGAATGGCCCGGATTGACGATCTCGATGCCGACCGAGCAGGAATTGATGTCCGTGCGTCCGAACCAGGAACTCTTGCCGGCGTGCCAGGCGCGGTCGCTCTCCCGGACCATCTGCACGATGTGGCCATTCTCATGGACGAGATAGTGCGACGAGACTTCGCTCGCCGGATCGCACAGCCACGCCTCCGCCCCGGCCCCAGTCGCCATGCCGGTATAGTGCAGCACGATCATGTCGGGCTTCAGCGTATCGCGCCTTGGCCCGAAGTTCGGCGACACCCTGACCTCGGCGCTCGGCTCGTCAGGCAGGAAGCCGCTCATACGTGCCGCAGGCCCCGCTCGATCATCTCATAGGCGGCGTTGATCGCCGCGACCCTGGTCGTGGCGATCTTGATGAATTCCTGCGGCAGGCCGCGCGCGATGAGGCGATCGGGATGATTGTCGGAAACCAGCTTGCGATAACGCTTCCTGACCTCCTCGAACGGCTTGCCGCGCTCGATGCCGAGCACGACATAGGGGTCGCCGGCGCCAAGATTGACGTGCCGGGCCAGGATCGATTCGTAATGCGCCTCGTCGATGCGGAAGATCTCGGCGATACGGTGGAGGAAGATGCCTTCGCGTTCATGCACCAGCCCGTCGGCCTTGGCGATGTGGAACAGGCCGTCGAGTATGTCTTCCAGCATCACGCAATTGGAATGCCCGGAGCCGCACAGCTGCGCCATACGCTCGGCATAAGTTTCGAAACCGGCCACGTCACGTTGGGCGAGATCGAACAGCCGCGCAACGTTGCGTGTCTCCTTCGGCGGCACTTCGAATATTTCCTGGAAGGCACGCACCTCATCCTGGGTGACGATACCGTCGGCCTTGGCCATCTTGGCCGACAGCGCGATCATCGCCACCGAAAAGGCGACGCGGCGGCGCAGGTCCGCATCGCCGGAGAACACTGTG is a genomic window of Mesorhizobium huakuii containing:
- a CDS encoding lytic transglycosylase domain-containing protein; protein product: MQKLTVVTAALAAGVMTFALNAADAAPVSPRADQGLVTVTAKGKAISAKSSRSVKATAKQASAKVEKASWARAKKSTAKAKRGRKTVDMTTTASIGLRNVAASTAAVASSGQYSAIVARYAASYGVPVSLAQAVITIESNYRPNMVGSAGEIGLMQIKPATARMMGYNGSAKGLFDPDTNIKYGMKYLALAQNLGGGTTCGTILKYNAGHAATRMNPISAAYCSKVKVQMAAL
- a CDS encoding J domain-containing protein, whose product is MSIWDRLGEFITRVSSSATSGVADVVEAVRTVFSGDADLRRRVAFSVAMIALSAKMAKADGIVTQDEVRAFQEIFEVPPKETRNVARLFDLAQRDVAGFETYAERMAQLCGSGHSNCVMLEDILDGLFHIAKADGLVHEREGIFLHRIAEIFRIDEAHYESILARHVNLGAGDPYVVLGIERGKPFEEVRKRYRKLVSDNHPDRLIARGLPQEFIKIATTRVAAINAAYEMIERGLRHV